The Fusobacterium sp. DD2 genome contains a region encoding:
- a CDS encoding HIRAN domain-containing protein → MEEEETGKNTLDTALDECVTIVGFKHYFGGGMVEKGSILLCKKEPDNEKDQEAISVNLPVVGKVGYIANNTFTVLRGTKSAGRIYDKVGETFYVKVIFRNDGVALGYVLRDDEKELETRWKSGFLEIKSRYEKENKTEKLLEDHEEEKKEEEVDHFIENLIKEKFCVDIS, encoded by the coding sequence ATGGAAGAAGAGGAAACTGGAAAAAATACTTTAGATACAGCACTTGATGAGTGTGTTACAATTGTAGGGTTTAAACACTATTTTGGTGGTGGGATGGTAGAGAAAGGCAGTATTCTTTTATGCAAAAAAGAGCCTGACAACGAAAAGGATCAAGAGGCTATATCTGTTAATCTTCCTGTAGTTGGAAAAGTTGGCTATATTGCAAATAATACTTTTACAGTTTTACGAGGAACGAAAAGTGCAGGAAGAATTTATGATAAAGTTGGAGAGACTTTCTATGTAAAAGTTATCTTTAGAAATGATGGAGTAGCTTTAGGATATGTTTTAAGAGATGATGAAAAGGAGCTTGAAACCAGGTGGAAATCAGGATTCTTAGAGATAAAAAGTCGTTATGAAAAAGAAAATAAAACAGAGAAATTACTGGAAGACCACGAAGAAGAGAAAAAAGAAGAGGAAGTTGATCATTTTATAGAAAATTTAATTAAAGAAAAATTTTGTGTTGATATATCTTAA